The Flammeovirgaceae bacterium genome contains a region encoding:
- a CDS encoding 4-hydroxy-3-methylbut-2-enyl diphosphate reductase encodes MKKFNIPAWYRSSIAGRIKEARRLNDLRKQDFTPTLLDFGPVRFYLARHFGFCYGVENAIEISYKALEENPGKNVYLLSQMIHNQEVNRDLQDRGIQFIMDTDGTQFIPWEKIGKNDVIIIPAFGTTLEIMHLLHDKGVELHTYNTTCPFVEKVWNRAEKLGKANFTVIIHGKPKHEETRATFSHSSASGPSVIVRNMEEAVNLAAYIKRTKRKEDFYEEFAWRYSEGFDPERDLSRIGVVNQTTMLASETQAIADYFRSVMISVYGEDALRDHFADTRDTLCYATNDNQDSTYALLDTDADLAIVVGGYNSSNTSHLADLCARKFPTYFINAETEIYSASEIHHFRYATKEKLVSYNFLPDKNPVTIVLTSGASCPDTLVDRVMFRLLEFYTNRQSVEDVLRQVGIPA; translated from the coding sequence ATCAAAAAATTCAATATTCCAGCGTGGTACCGGTCGTCCATAGCCGGCCGGATCAAAGAAGCGCGTAGATTAAACGATCTGCGCAAACAGGATTTTACGCCTACGCTGCTCGACTTTGGCCCGGTACGCTTTTACCTGGCGCGCCACTTCGGGTTTTGCTATGGCGTAGAAAACGCCATCGAAATCAGTTATAAGGCACTGGAAGAAAATCCCGGCAAAAATGTGTACCTGCTCAGCCAGATGATCCATAACCAGGAAGTGAACCGCGACCTGCAGGATCGCGGTATTCAGTTTATTATGGATACTGATGGTACGCAATTCATTCCATGGGAGAAAATCGGAAAAAACGATGTGATAATCATACCGGCTTTTGGAACCACGTTGGAGATTATGCACCTGCTGCACGATAAGGGGGTTGAACTGCACACCTATAACACTACCTGCCCGTTTGTAGAAAAAGTATGGAACCGGGCTGAGAAACTGGGCAAAGCCAACTTTACAGTTATCATTCACGGCAAACCGAAACACGAAGAAACGCGCGCTACTTTTTCGCACAGTTCGGCAAGCGGCCCTTCTGTAATAGTGCGCAACATGGAAGAAGCGGTAAACCTTGCGGCATACATTAAAAGAACAAAACGGAAAGAAGATTTTTATGAGGAATTCGCCTGGCGTTACTCCGAAGGGTTTGATCCGGAAAGGGACTTAAGCCGTATAGGCGTGGTTAATCAAACTACCATGCTTGCATCTGAAACGCAGGCCATTGCCGATTACTTTCGTTCTGTGATGATATCCGTTTACGGTGAGGATGCACTGCGCGATCATTTTGCCGATACCCGCGATACGCTGTGCTATGCCACCAACGATAATCAGGATTCAACCTATGCCTTGCTGGATACCGATGCCGACCTGGCCATTGTGGTGGGTGGCTACAACAGCTCAAATACTTCACACCTGGCTGACTTGTGCGCGCGGAAATTTCCAACCTATTTTATCAATGCGGAAACAGAAATTTACTCTGCTTCGGAGATACATCATTTCCGGTATGCTACCAAAGAGAAACTGGTTAGTTATAATTTTTTACCCGATAAAAATCCGGTAACGATAGTGCT